One genomic region from Epinephelus fuscoguttatus linkage group LG6, E.fuscoguttatus.final_Chr_v1 encodes:
- the tbx16 gene encoding T-box transcription factor 16 → MQSIRDLKPNFSGPPPSSMAAGPDAYLQGNIRMTLEDPELWKTFHEIGTEMIITKPGRRMFPHCKINLSGLIPCAKYILLVDMVPEDGFRYKWNKEKWEVAGKAEPQPPCRTYLHPDSPAPGSHWMKQSVSFLKLKLTNNTLDQHGHIILHSMHRYHPRFHIVQADDLFSVRWSVFQTFTFPETSFTAVTAYQNTKITKLKIDHNPFAKGFRDEGTNKKRRSNKNPACLEKRAKMSDILNRDSEEDSPPDFCRSSYEGYDAEEGDLPKRKEDDGVKEERYSPWTAEREHNVRTESPAGADPRDMYNTEQLVPAPASYQPYRFHEYGKSPSPSSSVGSSNSGSGRSSFESRVPDIATVPDHDSSKPRTHEVGPSPCGPQHLPAHQDYTGVLNMTMAQAGKPGVISHHIYSPYSAEQPLGQWSGPGSAQYPPPHHLAADYTTQAVHHGYHHGNVAEWSQYPLFSYSCW, encoded by the exons ATGCAGTCCATCAGAG actTGAAGCCCAACTTCAGCggccctcctccctcctccatggCCGCTGGCCCCGATGCCTATCTCCAAGGCAACATCAGGATGACTCTGGAGGACCCTGAACTCTGGAAGACCTTCCATGAAATTGGAACTGAGATGATTATCACTAAACCGGGCAG GAGGATGTTTCCACACTGTAAAATTAATCTATCTGGCCTTATTCCATGTGCCAAGTACATCTTACTGGTTGACATGGTCCCTGAGGATGGCTTTAGGtataag TGGAATAAAGAGAAATGGGAGGTGGCAGGGAAAGCGGAGCCCCAGCCTCCCTGCAGGACATACCTCCACCCCGACTCTCCAGCCCCGGGGAGCCACTGGATGAAGCAGTCTGTCTCCTTCCTCAAGCTCAAACTCACCAACAATACGCTCGACCAGCACGGCCAT ATCATTTTGCACTCCATGCATCGCTACCACCCACGCTTCCACATCGTCCAGGCAGATGACCTGTTCAGTGTTCGCTGGAGTGTTTTCCAGACCTTCACCTTCCCCGAGACTTCCTTCACAGCGGTCACAGCATATCAGAACACCAAG ATTACAAAGCTGAAGATCGATCACAACCCGTTTGCAAAAGGTTTCCGGGACGAAggcaccaacaaaaaaag GCGTTCAAACAAGAACCCCGCCTGCCTTGAGAAGCGAGCCAAGATGTCAGACATTTTGAACAGAGACTCAGAGGAGGACAGTCCACCAG atttctgccgcTCATCGTATGAGGGTTACGACGCAGAGGAAGGAGACCTGCCTAAAAGGAAGGAGGATGATGGCGTCAAAGAGGAGCGTTACTCTCCGTGGACTGCTGAGAGGGAGCACAATGTGAGGACTGAATCTCCCGCTGGGGCAGACCCCAGGGACATGTACAACACAGAGCAGCTTGTTCCCGCTCCAGCTTCCTACCAGCCGTACAG GTTCCACGAGTACGGAAagtccccctctccctcctccagcgtcggcagcagcaacagtggaTCAGGACGCAGCAGCTTTGAGTCCAGAGTCCCTGACATCGCCACTGTTCCTGACCATGACTCTTCAAAGCCCCGTACACATGAAGTTGGCCCTTCCCCTTGTGGCCCCCAGCACCTCCCTGCCCACCAGGACTACACCGGTGTCCTCAACATGACCATGGCTCAGGCCGGCAAGCCAGGTGTGATCAGCCACCACATCTATAGTCCATACAGTGCCGAGCAGCCCCTCGGCCAGTGGAGCGGCCCCGGCTCTGCTCAGTATCCCCCTCCTCACCACCTGGCCGCTGACTACACCACGCAAGCTGTGCACCATGGTTATCACCATGGCAACGTGGCTGAGTGGAGCCAGTACCCACTGTTCTCTTACTCCTGCTGGTGA